One genomic window of bacterium includes the following:
- a CDS encoding TRAP transporter large permease subunit: MSVTQRIARPGASRAAASGVRIRPATAACGLLSGLVAAAVAAIPALVLLEVVARDALGVSVAWYQDAVSICVYIVAFMGGALAYLRGEHLRLTAPVRRLPERVRAAADGIVEWLVFCTALGIALSSVRLLQLGWTQTMQVLPIPETWAQLPLPLGLLIVACAALGRIGRLPRRLALLTGAPVLGLGAAVAAVTALWPGVWKTVGMATLVPLVLGVPALVAGVPVAFVFAGMALLYFVLSGAAPVVAMPLAMHDGVNNFVLIALPCFFLLAYLMDQAGLAARLAEVVGAFLGRIRHGALYTIVATMYVFSGLSGSKSADIAAVGRPLLSICDKRGYRRPDSAAVLAASAAMGETIPPSIALLVVGSITTLSIGALFLGGLIPAAVMAIALGLMVSRRPLPSGAPHLAGASVTPWRSAAAVAPIVAGIAFLVGSIITGLSTPTEASALVVFFLAALAVSAYRSLSWRGAVRAIRTTSSLCGAILLLVASASAVSNAVAFSHVADLVGALASIGGGAAWVFLLVTTFILLVAGAVLEGLPALLLFVPLFMPVAEKLGINPLQYGIAAIIAMGIGAHTPPVGVGLYTACVVGETSIEAVGQAVLPYLLVLCVGLLAVVLVPALSLFLPQMFGLAVR, encoded by the coding sequence GTGAGCGTTACGCAGCGCATCGCGCGGCCCGGCGCCAGCCGGGCCGCGGCGTCGGGCGTAAGGATCCGCCCGGCGACCGCGGCGTGCGGCCTGCTGAGCGGCCTGGTGGCGGCCGCCGTCGCCGCCATCCCGGCGCTGGTGCTCCTGGAAGTCGTCGCCCGTGACGCGCTGGGCGTCTCTGTGGCATGGTACCAGGATGCAGTGTCCATCTGCGTTTATATCGTCGCCTTCATGGGCGGCGCGTTGGCGTACCTTCGAGGTGAGCACCTGCGGCTGACGGCGCCTGTGCGGCGGCTGCCGGAGCGCGTACGGGCCGCCGCCGACGGCATCGTGGAGTGGCTGGTCTTCTGCACGGCGCTGGGCATCGCGCTCAGTTCGGTCCGGCTGCTCCAGCTCGGCTGGACCCAGACCATGCAGGTGCTGCCGATTCCCGAGACGTGGGCGCAGCTGCCGCTTCCTCTGGGCCTATTGATCGTTGCCTGCGCGGCGCTTGGCCGCATCGGAAGGCTGCCCCGGCGGCTCGCGCTTCTCACCGGAGCGCCCGTCCTCGGCCTGGGCGCGGCGGTCGCGGCCGTGACCGCGTTGTGGCCGGGGGTCTGGAAGACCGTCGGCATGGCCACGCTCGTGCCGCTGGTGCTGGGCGTGCCGGCGCTGGTCGCGGGCGTGCCGGTCGCGTTTGTCTTCGCCGGGATGGCCCTCTTGTACTTCGTGCTGTCCGGTGCGGCGCCGGTGGTGGCGATGCCGCTGGCGATGCACGACGGGGTCAACAACTTTGTGCTGATCGCGCTCCCGTGCTTTTTTCTGCTCGCGTATCTGATGGACCAGGCCGGACTCGCGGCGCGCCTGGCGGAGGTCGTCGGCGCGTTCCTCGGCCGGATCCGGCACGGCGCCCTCTATACGATCGTGGCGACCATGTACGTGTTCTCGGGACTGTCGGGGTCCAAGAGCGCAGATATCGCGGCGGTCGGGCGGCCGCTGCTGTCCATTTGCGATAAGCGGGGGTACCGGCGGCCGGACAGCGCCGCGGTGCTGGCCGCCTCCGCGGCGATGGGGGAGACGATCCCGCCGAGCATCGCACTGCTCGTCGTCGGCTCGATCACGACGCTGTCGATCGGGGCGCTGTTTTTGGGTGGCCTGATCCCCGCGGCGGTGATGGCGATCGCCCTCGGGCTCATGGTATCGCGGCGTCCGCTGCCGTCCGGTGCGCCGCACCTGGCCGGCGCCTCGGTGACTCCGTGGCGCAGCGCCGCCGCGGTGGCCCCGATCGTCGCCGGCATCGCATTTCTGGTCGGCAGCATCATCACCGGTCTGAGCACCCCGACCGAGGCGTCGGCGCTGGTGGTGTTCTTCCTCGCCGCCCTCGCGGTGAGCGCCTACCGCAGCCTGAGCTGGCGCGGCGCCGTCCGCGCGATCCGGACGACGAGCTCGCTCTGCGGCGCGATCCTATTGCTGGTGGCCTCGGCCAGCGCCGTGTCCAACGCGGTCGCCTTCTCCCACGTGGCCGATCTCGTCGGCGCGCTGGCGTCGATCGGCGGCGGCGCGGCGTGGGTGTTCCTGCTCGTGACCACATTCATTCTGCTCGTCGCCGGAGCCGTGCTGGAAGGACTGCCGGCGCTGTTGTTGTTCGTGCCGTTGTTCATGCCGGTCGCGGAGAAGCTCGGCATCAATCCGCTGCAGTACGGGATCGCGGCGATCATCGCGATGGGCATCGGGGCGCACACGCCGCCCGTGGGCGTCGGCCTGTACACCGCGTGCGTCGTCGGCGAGACCTCGATCGAGGCCGTGGGACAGGCGGTGCTGCCGTATCTGCTGGTCCTCTGCGTCGGATTGCTGGCGGTCGTGCTCGTCCCGGCCCTCTCGCTCTTTTTGCCGCAGATGTTTGGTCTAGCGGTGAGGTAA
- a CDS encoding NAD(P)-dependent oxidoreductase — MSVLVTGGTGGIGSSIARLLLTKGRQVVAYDVSPLRPDNRVLDGFEGRLSVETGSVTDLARLMDVMKTHKVGGIIHLAGMLPPHANNLRPLEALNVNVMGTANVLEAARILGLGPVIVASAAGVMGRAKDASVARKEEDVTLPLAGVYPLSKLAAEQLVYTYRQLHKVNATAVRPRNGYGPGTAFRVQPLYEVVYDAVAGKDVVRKSGGGSIFDYTYVKDLARGLVQLYEQKSQPPHYVYNLARGQGVTMSDVCNVMRKIFPDLRIEVGPGPWEGVVEGGKELELTVYPAVMPLQDISRAREDFGFEPQWDIERGIRDWVRWLKTGEYGEY, encoded by the coding sequence GTGAGTGTACTCGTGACGGGGGGAACCGGCGGGATCGGAAGCAGCATTGCGCGGCTGCTGCTGACCAAGGGCAGGCAGGTCGTGGCGTACGATGTGAGTCCCCTGCGCCCGGACAACCGCGTGCTGGACGGTTTCGAAGGGCGTCTGAGCGTGGAGACCGGCAGCGTGACCGACCTGGCGCGGTTGATGGACGTGATGAAGACCCACAAGGTGGGGGGGATCATTCACCTGGCCGGGATGCTGCCGCCGCACGCAAACAATCTTCGGCCGCTCGAGGCGCTGAACGTCAACGTCATGGGCACCGCCAATGTCCTGGAGGCGGCGCGCATTCTCGGGCTTGGGCCAGTGATCGTCGCGAGCGCGGCCGGGGTCATGGGCCGCGCGAAAGATGCGTCGGTGGCGCGCAAAGAGGAAGACGTGACGCTGCCGCTCGCGGGCGTCTATCCGCTGAGCAAGCTGGCCGCCGAGCAGCTAGTGTACACGTACCGGCAGCTGCACAAGGTCAACGCAACCGCGGTGCGCCCGCGCAACGGCTACGGACCCGGCACCGCGTTTCGCGTCCAGCCGCTGTACGAGGTCGTGTACGATGCGGTCGCGGGTAAGGACGTGGTGCGAAAGTCGGGCGGCGGCTCGATCTTCGACTACACCTACGTCAAGGATCTGGCCAGGGGCCTGGTCCAGCTCTACGAGCAAAAATCCCAGCCCCCGCACTACGTGTACAATCTGGCACGCGGCCAGGGCGTGACGATGTCCGACGTGTGCAACGTCATGCGCAAGATCTTCCCGGATCTGCGGATCGAGGTGGGGCCGGGTCCGTGGGAAGGCGTCGTTGAGGGCGGCAAGGAGCTCGAGCTGACAGTGTACCCGGCAGTGATGCCTCTTCAAGATATTTCGAGGGCGCGGGAGGACTTTGGGTTCGAGCCGCAGTGGGACATCGAACGAGGCATCCGGGACTGGGTCCGGTGGCTCAAGACCGGCGAGTACGGCGAGTACTGA
- a CDS encoding cyclase family protein: protein MGRWIDISMPLTDGLRSNHSRPGEEFRITSDITPAQDPDGRKTVRRINTRLHAGTHVDGPEHLIKGGKRLDEFPIETFVGRAHVADMMHKVPRGMITAADLEEAAGGVREGDILIVRTGWNSRYTEPNFFSDSPGFHPDAADWTIRKKLKMVAIDFLCDPMDKERQIGGVDAFKRKVLGAGVLVMTNADRLEQITRREVTFYGFPLRVLPSEAALTRAVVWEE from the coding sequence GTGGGGCGATGGATTGACATCAGCATGCCGCTGACGGACGGGCTGCGGTCCAATCACTCGCGGCCCGGCGAGGAGTTCCGCATCACCAGCGACATTACGCCCGCTCAGGACCCGGACGGGCGGAAGACGGTGCGCCGCATCAACACGCGCCTGCACGCCGGCACGCATGTCGACGGGCCGGAGCACCTCATCAAGGGCGGCAAGCGGTTGGACGAATTTCCCATCGAGACGTTCGTGGGGCGCGCTCACGTCGCCGATATGATGCACAAGGTGCCCCGGGGCATGATCACCGCGGCCGACCTGGAGGAGGCGGCCGGCGGGGTGCGGGAGGGAGACATCCTAATCGTCCGCACCGGCTGGAACAGCCGGTACACCGAGCCGAATTTCTTCAGCGATTCCCCGGGCTTCCATCCCGACGCAGCCGACTGGACCATCCGCAAGAAGCTGAAGATGGTCGCGATCGATTTTCTGTGCGACCCGATGGACAAAGAGCGCCAAATCGGCGGAGTGGACGCGTTCAAGCGGAAGGTGCTGGGCGCGGGCGTGCTCGTCATGACCAACGCGGACCGCCTCGAGCAGATCACCCGGCGAGAAGTCACCTTCTACGGGTTTCCGCTGCGGGTGCTGCCGTCTGAAGCGGCCCTGACCCGCGCCGTCGTGTGGGAGGAGTAG
- a CDS encoding fumarylacetoacetate hydrolase family protein, translating into MKLATYVPKDMQSPHAGIGAVVGDKIIDLNYAYARCLRDLEGEWRAYELASARIPRDMVGFLQGGVRAIDAAQRTIDFVRELPPGDAAGLFGERLSYGLGEVRLLAPIRRPGKILAAGKNYMDHAKESAAGGSVEIQPFPRGFVKTSDTVIGPDEPVVLPHVTAQLDYEVELAVVIGKAGRYIPREKAYDHIVGYTILNDVSARDIQLAESKYGNHMIGKNMNTLCPMGPWIVLKDEIPDPMDLDLRCSINGEVRQHGNTSSLIHDIPAMIERWSWGTLEPGDVIATGTPAGVALGGKFPYLNAGDLMECAVEKVGELRNRVVSEE; encoded by the coding sequence ATGAAGCTGGCCACCTACGTACCGAAGGACATGCAGTCGCCGCACGCCGGGATCGGGGCCGTGGTGGGCGATAAGATTATCGACCTGAACTACGCGTACGCCCGCTGCCTCCGGGACCTCGAGGGCGAGTGGCGCGCGTACGAGCTGGCGTCCGCCCGCATCCCGCGCGACATGGTGGGATTTCTCCAGGGCGGGGTCCGGGCGATCGATGCGGCCCAGCGGACGATCGACTTCGTCCGTGAGCTCCCGCCCGGCGATGCTGCGGGTCTGTTCGGCGAGCGGCTGTCGTACGGTCTCGGCGAGGTCAGGCTGCTGGCCCCGATCCGCCGTCCGGGAAAGATTCTGGCGGCCGGCAAGAACTACATGGACCACGCGAAAGAGAGTGCCGCGGGTGGCAGCGTGGAGATCCAGCCGTTCCCGCGCGGATTTGTCAAAACGTCCGACACCGTGATCGGCCCCGACGAGCCTGTCGTGCTGCCGCATGTCACGGCGCAGCTGGACTACGAGGTCGAGCTGGCCGTGGTGATCGGCAAGGCGGGGCGCTACATCCCCAGGGAGAAGGCCTACGACCACATCGTCGGCTACACGATCCTGAACGACGTCAGCGCCCGGGACATCCAGCTCGCCGAGTCTAAGTACGGCAACCACATGATCGGCAAGAACATGAACACGCTCTGTCCGATGGGGCCGTGGATCGTGCTGAAGGACGAGATCCCCGACCCGATGGACCTCGACCTGCGGTGCTCCATCAACGGCGAAGTGCGCCAACACGGGAATACCTCGAGTCTGATTCACGACATCCCGGCCATGATCGAACGGTGGTCGTGGGGGACGCTTGAGCCGGGGGACGTGATCGCGACGGGCACCCCGGCCGGCGTCGCGCTCGGCGGGAAGTTTCCGTACCTCAACGCGGGTGACCTCATGGAGTGCGCGGTGGAAAAGGTTGGCGAGTTGCGCAACCGCGTGGTGTCCGAAGAATGA